The Neodiprion virginianus isolate iyNeoVirg1 chromosome 5, iyNeoVirg1.1, whole genome shotgun sequence genome contains a region encoding:
- the LOC124306355 gene encoding leucine carboxyl methyltransferase 1, which produces MLNEITDEDAVQATNDDASECKRCAVQLGYWTDPFISLFVKQTNRKAPEINRGYFARVKGIEVFINKFLKMSGEKSQIINLGSGFDTLYWKLRDAGNSPQNFIELDFPSVTSRKCYHIKRHKQLIDRLNTEDGEISFSATDLHAANYHLMGIDLRNISELANKLAQAEVDFSLPTLFLAECVLVYVDKNATSTLLQWIGKKFYDALFINYEQVNMKDKFGEVMLSNLRGRGCLLAGVEDCESLESQQKRFTINGWDGSDAWTMVEVYDSLLSSERTRIERIEMLDEQELLVQLLQHYCIAVAWNGPTFKNISIAQG; this is translated from the exons ATGTTAAACGAAATAACAGACGAAGATGCTGTCCAAGCGACAAACGACGACGCGAGTGAGTGCAAAAGGTGCGCCGTACAGCTCGGCTACTGGACGGATCCATTCATTTCGCTTTTCGTTAAGCAGACTAACCGCAAAGCGCCTGAAATAAATCGTGGCTACTTTGCAAGGGTCAAGGGGATCGAAGTATTCATCAATAAGTTTCTCAAG ATGTCTGGAGAGAAGagtcaaataattaatttgggTTCTGGATTTGATACGCTCTACTGGAAACTGAGAGACGCCGGAAATAGTCCGCAGAATTTTATAGAACTTGATTTTCCGAGCGTCACATCGAGAAAATGTTACCACATCAAGAGACATAAGCAGCTCATAGATAGACTCAATACTGAag atgGTGAAATAAGTTTCTCAGCAACAGATTTGCATGCAGCTAATTATCACCTGATGGGTATCGATTTGAGAAACATATCGGAGCTGGCAAACAAGCTTGCTCAAGCCGAAGTGGACTTCAGTTTGCCGACGTTGTTTCTCGCTGAGTGTGTGCTCGTTTATGTTGACAAAAACGCAACATCTACTCTGCTCCAATGGAtaggaaaaaagttttacgaTGCACTGTTCATCAATTATGAACAAGTCAATATGAAGGATAAATTTGGAGAAGTTATGCTCTCAAATCTACGAGGTCGCGGTTGTCTTCTGGCTGGAGTCGAGGACTGTGAAAGCTTAGAAAGTCAgcaaaaaag ATTTACAATAAACGGTTGGGACGGTTCCGACGCCTGGACGATGGTTGAAGTTTATGATTCTCTGCTATCTTCGGAGCGAACACGGATAGAGCGAATAGAAATGTTGGATGAACAAGAGCTCCTCGTTCAATTGTTGCAGCATTACTGTATCGCAGTTGCTTGGAATGGTCcaacttttaaaaatatttctatagCTCAGGGCTAG